From the genome of Perca flavescens isolate YP-PL-M2 chromosome 12, PFLA_1.0, whole genome shotgun sequence, one region includes:
- the LOC114565346 gene encoding zinc finger and BTB domain-containing protein 14, translating to MSDLLRYIDYDHKATFLKMLNQQRMEGEHCDVVVVVENIEFRAHRCVLAACSNYFKKLFKKQSDEDNSIVELDFIRSDIFEEVLNYMYTARLAVRKKDINMMMSSGQILGINFLDNLCTQKRELTNMKTRENQAPGDHGMRAQDAILKELAMEEVRKNSFYDQGMDGMGPGGSHVSQPHNYNTNMSKDPHSHGWGSSSSSDMKLEYLLYGHRDHGSCQSSGAKPMDHNAKKERLLTANRPYACEHCPKAFTTAAHLKEHLKIHSGFKPHRCVVCGKAFIRGPDLKRHERVHSNERPFGCQICEKAFKHKSHLKDHERQHRGERPFNCGSCEKAFIKASDLKRHWNTMHSGNPRRQMTLSPAASQHGQAEATDQRDWKMETGPHSHNSGDC from the coding sequence ATGTCTGATTTACTGAGATATATCGACTATGACCACAAAGCCACCTTTCTAAAGATGCTCAACCAGCAGAGGATGGAAGGTGAGCACTgtgatgtggtggtggtggtggaaaaCATAGAGTTCAGGGCTCACCGCTGTGTCCTGGCAGCCTGCAGCAACTACTTCAAAAAGCTTTTCAAGAAACAGAGCGACGAGGACAACTCCATCGTGGAGTTGGACTTCATCCGCTCTGATATCTTTGAAGAGGTGCTGAATTACATGTACACAGCCAGGCTCGCTGTGAGGAAGAAGGACATCAATATGATGATGTCATCCGGCCAGATCCTGGGGATCAACTTCCTGGACAACCTGTGCACCCAGAAACGTGAGCTGACCAACATGAAGACCCGGGAGAACCAGGCTCCTGGGGACCACGGGATGCGAGCTCAGGACGCCATCCTGAAGGAGTTGGCCAtggaggaagtgaggaagaacAGCTTCTATGATCAGGGGATGGATGGCATGGGCCCCGGGGGCTCACACGTGTCTCAGCCGCACAACTACAACACCAACATGAGCAAAGATCCTCACAGCCACGGCTGgggctcctcttcctccagcgACATGAAGCTGGAGTACCTGCTGTACGGCCACCGCGACCACGGCTCCTGCCAGAGCTCAGGTGCCAAGCCCATGGACCACAACGCCAAAAAGGAGCGGCTGCTTACCGCCAACCGGCCCTACGCCTGTGAGCACTGCCCCAAAGCCTTCACCACTGCCGCCCACCTCAAGGAGCACCTGAAAATCCACTCCGGCTTCAAGCCTCACCGTTGCGTCGTGTGTGGCAAGGCCTTCATCAGGGGCCCCGACCTGAAGAGGCACGAGAGGGTCCACAGCAACGAGCGGCCCTTCGGCTGCCAAATCTGCGAAAAGGCTTTCAAGCACAAGTCTCACCTGAAAGACCACGAACGGCAGCACCGGGGCGAGCGGCCATTCAACTGCGGCTCGTGCGAAAAAGCCTTCATCAAAGCGTCGGATCTGAAGCGCCACTGGAACACCATGCACAGTGGCAACCCCCGCAGACAGATGACCCTGTCTCCCGCGGCCTCCCAGCACGGCCAGGCAGAGGCCACCGACCAGAGAGACTGGAAAATGGAGACCGGGCCACATTCGCATAACTCTGGGGACTGTTGA